Proteins from a genomic interval of Macrobrachium nipponense isolate FS-2020 chromosome 33, ASM1510439v2, whole genome shotgun sequence:
- the LOC135203155 gene encoding thioredoxin-2-like, translating to MVYEIKDKEDFDKQLEEAGDKLIIVDFHATWCGPCKMIAPKLEAMSQEMTNVVFLKVDVDEVEEVAVTYQITCMPTFVFIKNKEKIDHFSGANEAKIREYLEKHQ from the exons ATGGTCTACGAAATCAAGGACAAG GAAGATTTTGACAAGCAGCTAGAAGAAGCAGGTGACAAGCTTATCATTGTCGACTTTCATGCCACCTGGTGCGGCCCATGCAAGATGATTGCCCCCAAACTGGAG GCCATGAGCCAAGAGATGACAAACGTGGTGTTCTTGAAGGTGGACGTTGATGAGGTAGAGGAAGTTGCTGTTACCTACCAGATCACATGCATGCCCACCTTTGTCTTCATCAAAAACAAGGAGAAG ATTGATCACTTCTCTGGAGCTAATGAGGCCAAGATTCGAGAATACCTGGAAAAGCATCAGTAG